One part of the Arachidicoccus terrestris genome encodes these proteins:
- a CDS encoding NAD(P)/FAD-dependent oxidoreductase yields MSDIKNIHSTEVMIIGGSYSGMAAAMTLGRALRQVVVLDAGEPCNRFAPHAHNFLGSDGVPPMEIHKDARKQLLQYPSVKVLADKVTDVRRQQTGFIIHTASGNDYLAEKVLLATGLKDELPDIPGIRECWGKSAIHCPYCHGYEFKGGKTGVLATSGDALHIISLLKQWTSDLQVFTNETFRFNEAASAFMAQQKIPVVSGKIKSLDHDNGQIKKILLQSSDHPEIEVPLQVLYVLPPVKQALDLQQQLNYQLTPAGHIQVDEARHTSVNGLYAAGDNSSRFRSLSTALATGMTAGAMINFDLVNEKRPLPDMQ; encoded by the coding sequence TCATCGGAGGCAGTTACAGCGGAATGGCCGCTGCCATGACCCTGGGCAGGGCACTCAGGCAGGTGGTCGTTCTGGATGCGGGTGAACCCTGCAACCGTTTCGCACCGCATGCCCATAATTTCCTGGGCAGTGATGGTGTTCCGCCCATGGAAATCCACAAAGACGCCAGAAAACAATTATTGCAATATCCTTCAGTCAAGGTACTAGCGGACAAGGTAACGGATGTCCGCCGGCAGCAGACCGGTTTTATCATTCATACAGCCTCCGGTAATGATTACCTGGCTGAAAAAGTACTCCTGGCCACGGGGCTAAAAGATGAGTTACCGGATATTCCCGGCATCAGGGAATGCTGGGGCAAATCGGCTATCCACTGCCCGTATTGTCATGGATACGAATTCAAGGGCGGCAAAACAGGTGTCCTGGCTACCAGCGGAGACGCACTACATATCATCAGCCTGCTCAAACAATGGACCAGCGACCTACAGGTATTTACCAATGAAACATTCCGTTTCAACGAAGCTGCATCCGCTTTTATGGCTCAGCAAAAGATTCCGGTTGTATCCGGCAAAATCAAGTCCCTGGACCATGACAATGGGCAAATTAAAAAGATCCTGCTGCAATCCTCCGATCACCCTGAAATTGAGGTCCCCCTGCAAGTTTTGTATGTTTTGCCGCCAGTAAAACAAGCCCTGGACTTGCAACAGCAACTGAACTATCAGTTAACCCCTGCCGGTCATATCCAGGTAGATGAAGCCCGACACACTTCAGTCAACGGTCTTTACGCCGCAGGCGATAACAGCTCCAGATTCCGCTCGCTTTCCACCGCTCTGGCCACAGGTATGACGGCTGGCGCCATGATTAATTTTGATCTGGTCAATGAAAAAAGGCCTTTACCAGACATGCAATAA